The genomic stretch GCCGTACTCGAGATCGGCTAGTAGTGATAGCTAGTAGTGATAGGGAGATGGACGACATGGGGCCCCGGGATGTGCGCCCGGGCTTTGTGGTTGTTGGGGTGGTGGTGCGCCCTTTCGGCATCCGAGGTGAGGTGCTGGTGGACATCCTCACCCACGACCTTTCCCATCTCTCCCCTGGCCGGACGGTTTATGTGGGGGGCGAGCCCCGTGTCATCGAGGGGTGCCGCTTCCACCGGGGACGGGCCATCATCCGCTTGGCCGGCATAGAGGGCCGCCATCAGGCGGAGGGTCTCCGCTCCTTCTACCTGGAGGTTCCCGAGGGGGAGCTGGCCCCCCTGGAGGAGGGGGAGTATTACTACTACCAGCTGGTGGGGCTGGAGGTGTGCACCACATCTGGCACCAAGTTGGGCCATGTGGTGGAGGTCATGGCCACCGGTGGCGACCACCAGGTCCTGGTGGTGCGGGGGCCAAGAGGAGAGGTGCTGGTGCCAGCGGTGGACGAGTTCGTGCGCGAGGTGGACCTCCAAAGGGGCCTGTTGGTGGTGGAGGAGGTGCCAGGCCTCCTCACATAAACCCTCACCTTTGCGCGACGGCGACCGTCAGGTCACCAGCTCTATCTGGCTGAGAAGCTGCTCGTTGGACTTGGTGCGACGTAGCTGCTCCAACACGCGCTCGGTGACCTTCAGGGCAGCGTCTTGAGCATAGGGCTGCTCCACAGCGAAGTCCTCGGCCATGCGAGCCAGGGCGCGGCGAAAGAGGGCCAGGCGCTGCGCCGTCTTTTCGTCCAGCATCATCTCCTCCCGCCGCGTGCCGCTCTTGAAGATGTCCACGGCGGGGAAGATGCGCTTCTCGGCTAGGCGGCGGTCCAGCCATAGCTCCCAGTTGCCCGTCCCCTTGAACTCCTCGAAGATGACCTCGTCCATGCGGGAGCCGGTATCGATGAGGCAAGTGGCGATGATGGTGAGGGAGCCTCCTTCCTCGGTGTTGCGGGCGGTGCCGAAGAGCCGCTTGGGGGGGTGAAGGGCCACGGGGTCGATACCCCCCGAGAGGGTGCGGCCGCTGGGGGGTAGGGAGAGGTTGTAGGCCCTGGTCAGACGGGTGATGCCGTCCAGCAGCACCATAATGTGCTTGCCCATCTCCACCAGCCGTTTGGCCCGCTCGATGGCCAGCTCGGCCACCCGCGTCTGCACCTCCTCGGGGTCATCGAAGGTGGCGGCGATGACCTCGGCCCCGTCCTGCTCCACCGAGCGGCGCCAATCGGTCACCTCCTCCGGCCGTTCCCCTATCAGTAGGATCATCACCTGGATGTCGTCATAGCGATTGAGGACGGCACGGGCGATGTGCTTAAGGAGCATGGTCTTTCCCCCCTTAGGGGGCGAGACCACCAGCCCTCGCTGCCCTCGTCCCAGGGGGGCTACCAAGTCGATGAGGCGGGTGGTGGGGTTGGGGTCCCCAGCCTCCAGCTGCAGGAACTTGGTGGGGAAGGTGGGGATGAGCTGTTCGAACACTGGGCGGCCCTTGGCCACCTCCGGGTCCAGGCCGTTGATGGCCTCCACCCGCAGTAGCCCGTAATACTTCTCCGTCTCCTTGGGGGGCCGCACCTGGCCCATGACGTAGTCGCCGGTGCGCAGGCCGAAGCGGCGGATCTGGGACTGGGACACGTAGACATCGCTGGGGCTGGGCTTGTAGCCGCTGGTGCGCAAAAACCCGTACCCCTCGCCGGTGATCTCCAGGATGCCGCCGGCGAAGTAGTTGCCCTCCCGCTCGGCCCTGGCCTGCAGGATACGGAGGATGAGCTCCTGCTTGCGTAAGGAGGATAGGCCAGTAAGGCCCAGGGAGCGGGCCTCCTCCAGGAGCTCTTCGCGCGTCTTGGCCTCTAGCTCGGCAATGCTCATGGACCCCGTCTACCTCGAGGGGGAGCCCCGTTGCGCTGAGGGGGGCATTTCCCAGTGTAAGGCGGGCTGTCGCCCCTGACAAGGCCTTCCTTGACACCGCCCCGCCAGGCTGATAAAGTTTAAGTTGGTTAGCACTCTCAGTCCAAGAGTGCTAACTAGGGTGATAAGGTGCTCACAGCTCGGCGGGCAGCCATCTTGCGGTACGTGGTGGATGAGTATGTGGACTCTGGGCAGCCGGTGGCCTCACGCACTGTGGCCCAGAAGTACCGGCTGCCCATCTCGCCGGCCACTATCCGCAACGAGATGATGCGGCTGGAGGAGGAGGGGTACCTTCATCAGCCCCACACTTCCGCTGGGCGGGTCCCCTCCGACAAGGGTTACCGGTACTACGTGGAGTGGCTGATGCGGGAGGAGACGCCGCCAGAGGCTGTTCGCCAGCGGATCCGGGAGGAGATGTGGCAAGCGGCCAGGCGGCTGGAGGAGTGGGCACGGGTGGCGGCTGCCGCCTTAGCGGCCTACGTGCACGGTATGGCCCTGGTGACCATGCCTCATGGCCCCCCTGCCCGCCTGCGCTGGCTGGAGGTGGTGAAGCTCCACGACCCCCTGGTGCTGGTGGTGGTGGTGCTCTATCAGGCCCGGGTGCGAGAGAAGGTCCTCCCCCTGGGGGAGGTGGGGCAGGAAGACCTCTCGGACGCTGCCCACCGTCTCAGCTATCGCTTCGCGGGCATGGCTGCGCACCAACTGCGGCGGGTCATCCCATATCTCTCGGCACAGGAGAGGGAGATTATGAATGCTGCTGCCTCCCTTCTGGAGGAGGAGGACGCCGCCGCCCATCGTCCAGCGGCCCTGGAGGGGATCAAGGAGCTTTTGGGCTATCCGGAGTTTGCCGACCGCCGCCAGGTGTTGGCCATCCTCGACTATCTGGAGGGGGAGGGCATAAGCCGCCTCCTCCCCTACCCCCTGCCTCCTCAGGGGGGCGTGAGGGTGGTCATCGGCAGCGAGCACCCGGAGGAGCCCCTTCGCCACCTGAGCATGGTGGTGGCCTCCTATCCCGCCCCCGGAGGGGGCCAAGGGGGGGTGGCGGTGGTGGGGCCCACCCGCTTCCGCTACGGCCGGGCCGTGGGCATGGTGCGCTACCTCGCCTCCCTTATGGAGCAGATCACCCAGGCTTGGTGGGGAGGGTAGAGAGCATGGCTGAGGACCAGGAGGCCGTGACCCAGGAGTCCTTGGAGGACCTCAAGTCCCAACTGGACCAGGCCCGGGCAGAGGCTGAGCGCTACCTCAACAACTGGCGTCGGGCGGAGGCCGACTTTGCCAATTACAAAAAGCGCGTAGAGCAGGAGAGGGAGGAGGTTAGGCGGTTTGCCAACGCCTCCCTCATTATCAACATCCTACCCGTGCTGGACGACTTGGAGCGGGCCCTTTCCTCCTTGGACGCCCGCCTGGCAGGCCTCACCTGGTTCGACGGCATAAGGCTCATCTACCGCAAGCTGCAGAAGGTGCTGGAGCAGGCTGGCGTCCAGGAGATCCCCGCCGAGGGCTATCCCTTTGATCCTCGCGTGCATGAGGCCATACACTATGCCGAAGGGGAGGATGGAAAGGTCGTGGCTGTGGTCCAGAAGGGATACAAGCTGCACGAGCGCGTCCTGCGTCCCGCCCTGGTCATCGTGGGCAAGGCCGTCCCGAAGCCCCAGGGCCCAGACGAGGGCGAAGGCCAGGGCCAAGGATAAAGGGAGGTGAAAGGGATGGGCAGGGCTGTAGGCATCGACTTGGGTACCACCAACTCCTGTGTGGCGGTCATGGAAGGGGGCGAGCCCAAGGTCATCCCCAACGCCGAGGGCGAGCGCATCACCCCTTCCGTGGTGGCCGTCTCCAACACCGGTGAGCGGCTGGTGGGTCGCCCCGCCAAGCGGCAGGCCATCGTTAACCCCGAGAACACCATCTTCTCCGTCAAGCGCCTCATGGGGCGTAAGTTCGACGACCCGGAGGTGCAGCGGGCCCTCAAGATCCTGCCCTACAAGGTGGACGCCGCCCCCAACGGCGATGCCCGCGTGTGGATGGGGGGCCGCTCCTACGCTCCCCCCGAGATATCGGCCATGATCCTGCAGAAGCTGAAGATGGACGCCGAGGCCTACCTGGGGGAGCCGGTCACAGAGGCGGTCATCACCGTCCCCGCCTACTTCAACGATGCCCAGCGCCAGGCCACCAAGGCGGCTGGGGAGATCGCCGGCCTCAACGTGCTGCGCATCATCAACGAGCCCACGGCGGCTGCCCTGGCCTATGGCCTGGACAAGGAGGGAGAGAAGACCATCGCCGTCTTCGACCTGGGCGGGGGCACCTTCGATATCTCCATTTTGGAGATCGGCGAGGGCACCTTCCAGGTGAAGGCCACCGCCGGCGACACCTTCCTGGGGGGCGATGACTTCGACAACCGCATCATCGAGTGGCTGGTCCAGGAGTTCTTGAGAGAGACGGGCATCGACCTGCGGCAGGACCGGGTGGCCATGCAGCGGCTCAAGGAGGCGGCGGAGAAGGCTAAGATCGAGCTCTCCTCCCTCCAGCAGACGGAGATCAACCTCCCCTTCATAGCCGCTGATGCTTCCGGGCCCAAGCACCTCATCCGTACCCTCACCAGGGCCAAGCTGGAGCAGATGGTCCACGACCTGGTGGAGCGCACCCTGGGCCCCTGCCGCCAAGCCTTGGCCGACGCTGGCCTCCGCCCTGAGCAGATCGATGAGGTCATCCTGGTGGGGGGCATGACCAGGATGCCCCTGGTCATCGATACGGTGCGCAAGTTCTTCGGCAAGGAGCCCCACCGGGGTGTCAACCCCGACGAGGTGGTGGCCATCGGCGCCGCCATCCAGGCCGGCGTCCTCAAGGGGGAGGTGCGGGAGGTCCTCCTCCTGGATGTCACCCCCCTCAGCCTGGGCATCGAGACCCTGGGGGGCCTTATGACGGTCATCATCCCCCGCAACACCACTATCCCCACCTCCAAGAGCCAGATCTTCACCACCGCTGCTGATAACCAGACCAGCGTGGAGATCCACGTGTTGCAGGGGGAGAGGCCCCTGGCCCGGGATAACAAGTCCCTGGGCCGCTTCATCCTGGACGGCATCATCCCCGCTCCCCGAGGAGTGCCCCAGATCGAGGTCACCTTCGATATCGACGCCAACGGTATCCTGCACGTCTCGGCCCGCGACAAGGCCACCGGCCGGGAGCAGAAGATGATCATCCAGCCCTCCACCGGCCTCACCAAAGAGGAGATCGAGCGGATGAAGCGGGAGGCGGAGCTATACGCTGAGGAGGACCGGCGGCGGCGGGAGGAGATCGAGCTGCGCAACCAGGCCGACAACCTGGCCTACACCGCTGAGAAGACCTTGCGCGAGGTGGGGGAGAAGATCCCCGCCGCCATCCGCTCAGAGGTGGAGGAGAAGGTGCAGCGGGTGCGCGAGGCCCTGGCTGGCCAGGACATCACCGCCGTGCGCCGGGCCATGGACGACCTCTCCTACTCGCTACAAAGGGCAGGGGCGGCTGTCTACGGCGCCCAGGCCGGCGTGGGGGGCGAGGGCCAGCAGCCTCCGGGCGGGCCTGAGAGTGGGGCAGTAGAAGGCGAGTTCCGCGAGATCTAGGCCAGAAGCCCAGGGAGGGGCCCAGATAAGGGGCCCCTCCTTCTTTCGCATCCCATGGCCTGTTAGGATCGGAGGAGAAAGCCCTCTGGCAGGGAGGATGGCCCATGACCACTGTAGCCCGACGTTGGTGGCGAGCTATCTACGCTGTTCCGCAGGTGGACCTGCGGCGTGTTGACCCTGTTACCCGCTGGCTAGTCCTCTCGCGTGCGGCGGTGGTGGTGATGACGGCCACCTCAGGAGCGTTGGGGGGCCTTCTAGCTGCCCTGGAGGGGCAGTTCGATGCCCTGCGCTTCTCTTTGGCCATGGCGGGGCTGCTGTTGGCTCATATGGGCTCCAACTTGTTCAACGATCTGGTCGATTACCTGCGGGGCACCGATCGGCCTGGTTCGCCGCGGGCCAGGTACGGGCCTCATGGGCTAGCCCACCAGGCGGTGTCTCTGCCCCGGTTTGCAGCGGCCACAGCCCTCGTCCTGGCGGGGGCGGCCGCCGCTGGGTTCGCCTTGGTGGCCCTTAGCGGGGTCTGGGTGGTGGCCTTTGCCTTGGGCGGGGCCTTGGTGCTCCTGGGCTATCCCTTCCTAAAGTCTGTGGGATTAGGAGAGCCCGCGGTGCTGGTGGTGTGGGGCCCCCTAATGGTGGGAGGAACCTATTACGCCGTAGCCAGAGAGGTACCTGCATGGGTATGGGTGGCCTCCATCCCCTATGGCCTGGCGGTGGCTGCCGTCCTCATGGGTAAGCACATCGACAAGCTGGAGTTCGACCGTCAGGAGGGGAACTGGACCCTGCCCGTCCTGTTGGGTGAGTCTCGGGCACGGCGGCTGACGCAGGCCCTGATGGTGGGCTCCCATGTGCTGACGGTGGTGGTGGCCATCTGGCAGGGGTTGTGGGGAATGCTCCTGGCCCTTGCGGCCCTTCCCACCCTGCGACGGGTCCTGCCCGCCTTCGACCATCCCAAGCCTCCAGACCCGCCCCGCCCCATCCCAGGGTGGCCTCTTTGGTTCGTCAATTTCGCCTTCTTCCACACCCGTCAGGTGGGGGTGTATATGGTGCTGGGGTTGGCCCTCCACTGGGCGGTGGCTGCTGTGGTGGAGGCCTTCTAGGCAAGGGTTGAGACCTGGAGGCAAGGGTCTAAAATAAGATGCGGGCGCCCCAGTAGCTCAGCTGGAAGAGCGGCGGCGTCCTAAGCCGCGGGCCGGGGGTTCGAGTCCCTCCTGGGGCGCCAGAACCTCTCCTGTCGCTCCCTCTCGCCTTCGGTGGTACAATCCTTAGCAGGGGCCCCCGTAGCTCAACGGGAAGAGCGGCGGCCTTCTAAGCCGCGGGTTGCGGGTTCGAGTCCTGCCGGGGGCGCCACCGTCCCCTTGGCTCTTCGCTCGGCCTGTCCTTATCCCTCACGGCCCACCATATGCCCTAGCCACTGGCAGATAGTCCATGCGCCCTACAAAGATGCCGCCACTCGGCCAGCGCTGGCGCCAGGGCTGCGATGGGGCCGACGGCTAGGGAGACGACAGAGGTGTCGGGCCACGGCCTGAAGACTTGCCATGTCGTGGCCAGGTAGGAAGTCATCCACAAAGGGAAGGGCGGCCTGCATCCCCCTAGTAAGGGGTTGATACCCTGGCACCCCCAACAGAGGGTTGAGCCAGATAAGGCGGTGACACCGCTTCTGCAGCCGCTCCATCTCCTGGGCTAGCAGCTCTGGCTCCCCCTGGTCCCAGCCATCGCTGATGACGATCACCACCGCTCCCCTCCCTAAGACACGCCTGCCCCATAGGCGGTGGAACTGACGTAGACAGGCCCCGATGCGCGTCCCCCCGGCCCAATCGGTGACCCATCGTGCTACCTGCTCCAGGGCCAGGTCCGGCGAGGGGAGGCGCAGACAGGTGGTGATGCGCGTCAGCCGGCTCCCAAATAAGAAGGCCTCCACCGGCTTTGGCCATGTCTGGGCCAAGGCATAGATGAACAGGAGAACGGTGCGAGTGTATATCTCCATGGAGCCTGAGATATCTGCTAGCACCACCAGGGGCCGGGGGCGGCGAGCCCGCTCTCGCCAGGCCAAGCCCACCAGCTCTCCGCCGTGCCGTAGGCTTTGGCGTAGCGTTCGGCGCAGGTCCGGATGGCGCCGCCTCCGTGACCGCCGGAGGCGGTACGTACGGCGCATGGAGAGGGAGTGGCGCAGGGCCATGAGTAGCTGCCTCAAGACCTGCCCCTCCTCAGGTGTGCACCCCTCCCAACGCCTTCGCCTCATCACCTCCAGGGGACTGTAGGAGAAGAGGCGCGAGACGACTTCTCTCCTCCCCTCCTCGCCATCAGTGGAGGGGAGCAGGGTGTGCATATCCCCGACCCAAGAAAACCACGGCCGGGGCAGACGCCAGGCCTGAGGCTCATCTGGAGGCAGGCCTCCCTGCTCAGCCCTGAAGAAGCGGTCGAAGAGTTGGTCGAAGAGGGCCAGGTCCTGCTGGCGGCACACCAGGGTGCAGCGGGCGGCGTGGCGTAGGTTCTCCCTATCCAGGGACGGCAAGCAGAGGAGGGCCTCTACCAAGGTCGTCACCTGCTGGGTGGTGACCAAAGCCCCTGCCTGCCTGAGCGTCCTGGCGAAGAGGAGCAGATGGGCAATGAGGCTCACGGATCGCTCTTCCCTGCCTCCGGGCGGGCCAGGGCCTTGGCCAAGAGCCCTCGTGCCAGCTCCTCCCTGACCCGCTTCAGGTCGTCATGGTACTTGACCAGGGCGCCCAGGGTCTCTTCCACTGTGCTCTCGTCCAGGCGGTGGCGCTCCAGGGCCAGGAGGGCGGCAGCCCAGTCCAACGTCTCGGCCACCCCAGGCGCCTTGTAAAGGTCCAAGGAGCGCACCTCCTGAGCAAAGGCCACCACCTGCCGCCTCAGCTCCTCCGGAGCGTGAGGGAGGCGGGCCCGCACGATGGCCAGCTCCTTCTCGAACGATGGGTAATCGATCCAGTAGTAAAGGCAGCGCCGCTTGAGGGCATCGTGGACCTCCCTTGTGCGGTTAGAGGTGATGACCACCACTGGCGGAGTCTGGGCGCGCAGGGTGCCCAGTTCGGGCACCGTCACCTGCCAGTCGCTCAAGAACTCCAGGAGGAAGGCCTCGAACTCCTCGTCCGCCCGGTCCAGCTCATCGATGAGGAGGACGGGGGCGCGGCCATCCTTGGACTCCAAGGCCTGTAGGAGGGGACGGCGTAAGAGGAACTCCGGGCTGAAGATGTGACGGCGCAGACGTTCCTTCTCCCTCTCCCCCGCGGCCTCCATAAGCCTTATCTCCAGTAGCTGACGGGTGTAGTCCCATTCGTAGACAGCGCTCTGCAGGTCCAACCCCTCATAGCACTGAAGGCGTATAAGTGGCGCCTCCAAGGCGCGGGAGAGGGCCAGGGCTACCTCCGTCTTCCCTACCCCGGGCTGGCCCTCCAAGAACAGGGGGCGCTGCAGGCGCAGGGCCAGGAAGATGGCCACCGCAAGCCCCGGCTCGGCGATGTAGCTCACCCTCTCCAGGGCCTCGGCAGCCTGCTGGGGCGAAAGGAACTCCCTCTCCACCATCCCTTAAAGCCATTATCCCACAAGGGGTCAGCGGCTGGCGCGCTCCCATGCCCTAAGGATGGCACGGCGGGCCAGCACCGCGCATAGATGGGCGCGGTAGCGGGCGGAAGCGAAGGGGTCCTCCCCCATGCGGTCGGGGCTGAAGGCCCCCTCCACAGCGGCGGTCACCGTCTGCGACGTCACCACCTTGCCTTGCAGGGCCTCTTCCACGGCCGTGGCCCGGAAGGGGGCATCGGCGGCCCCCGTGATCCCTACCAGCACCTGGCGGGCCACCCCGCCCTCGACCTGTACCACCGCTGCCACCCCCACCACGGCATAGCCGGAGGCGGGGTGGGGGAACTTCTCATAGGCCCAGCCCCACCCCGGGCCCAGCTCCCGCACCTCGATGCCAGTGATGAGCTCCCCTGGCATCAGGGAGGTGGTGAACATGCCCTGGAAGAACTCATGAGCGGGGATGGTCCTCTCGCCGTTAGCGCCTACGGCGCGGATGGTCGCCTCCAGGGCCAGGATGGCTGCCGGATAATCAGCTGCTGGGTCGGCGTGGGCCAGAGACCCGCCAATGGTACCCCGATTGCGCACCGCTGGGTCGGCGATGACGTGCGCCACCTCCGCCAGGAGGGGAGGCCCTGAGAACTCTATCTCGCGGTGGGTGGTCATGGCGCCTATGCGCCACCATCCGCCCTCACGGCTCATCCCCCTGAGGTCTTGAAGGCGGCCCAGGTCCACCAGGGCGGCGGGAGCCATCAGGCGCAGCTTCATGGCCGGTATCAGCGATTGGCCGCCAGCTAACGGGCGGGCCTCGGGCTCCTGCTGGAGGATGGAGAGGGCCTCCTGTAAGGTGGCGGGACGGTAGTAACGGAAACTGGCGGGATACATGGCCTCACCTCCTGGCCTCGCTAATGGCTTGCCACACCCTCTCAGGGGTGAGGGGTATATCTATGTGCTTAATGCCCAGGGGGGAGAGGGCGTCCACCACGGCGTTGACCACCGCTGGGGTGGCAGCGATGGTTCCCGCCTCCCCGATCCCCTTCACCCCCAGGGGGTTGTGAGGGGATGGGGTGACGGTGTGATCCGTCTCGTAAAGGGGGAGAAGGGAGGCCCTGGGCATGGCGTACTGCATGTAGGAGGCGGCGATGGGTTGGGCCTGCTGGTCGTAGCGGGCCCACTCCCAGAGGGCCTGCCCCACGCCGTGGGCGATGCCGCCATGTACCTGCCCCTCGAAGATGAGGGGGTTGATGATGACCCCCGCATCGTCCACTGCTATGTAGCGGAGGAGCTTCACCTGGCCTGTCTCGGCGTCCACCTCCACCACAGCCACGTGGGTCCCGAAGGGGAAGGTGAAGTTCTGAGGGTCGTAGAAGGCGGTGGCCTCCAGGCCGGGCTCCATCCCTGGCGGCAGGTTGTGGGCCAGATAGGCCTGCAGGGCCACCTCGGCCAGGCCCAGGGACCTGCCGGGAACGCCCCGCACCACGAACCTGCCCTCTTGCAGCTCCACGTCGGCCTCTGCCGCCTCCAAGAGGTGGGCAGCTATCTTCCTAGCCTTCTCCTTAACCTTCCCTAGGGCCATCACCAGGGCGCTGCCCCCCACCGCTGCGCTGCGGCTCCCATAGGTGCCCATGCCAAAGGGGATCTGTCCTGTATCGCCGTGGACCACCTCAACGTCTTCCAGAGAGACCCCTAGCTCGTCGGCTACGATCTGGGCGAAGGTGGTCTCATGGCCCTGGCCATGGGAGTGGCTGCCCGTGTATACCGTCACCTTGCCCGTGGGATGCATGCGCACCAGGGCGCTCTCCCACAGGCCAGCTTGGGCCCCCAGTTGGCCCACCACCTGTGAGGGGGCGATGCCGCACGCCTCGATGTAGCAGGAGAGCCCGATGCCCAACAGGCGACCCTGGCGGCGGGCCTCCTCCTGCTGGCGCCGCAGCTCCCGGTAATTGGCCACCTCTAGCGCCTTGGCCAAGGCCGCCTCATAGTTGCCGGAGTCGTATACCAAAGCCACCGGCGTCTGGTACGGGAAGGCGTTGCTGGGGATGAAGTTCTTGCGTCGGAACTCCGCCGGGTCCTCCCCTAGCTCGCGGGCCATGGTATCCATGAGCCTCTCCACCACATAGCAGGCCTCGGGCCTCCCCGCCCCCCGCACGGCGTCTACAGGCACCGTATGGGTATAAACGCCTGTGACGTGGCAGTAGATGTGGGGGATGGCATATTGGCCTGACAGGAGGGTGCCGTATAGATAGGTGGGGATGGCTGGGGCAAAGGTGGAGAGATAAGCGCCCATGTTGGCCACCGTCTCCACCCGCAGGCCGATGACCTTGTGGCCCTCGTCCACCGCCAGCTCGGCCACCGTGTAGTGGTCCCGCCCCTGGGCATCCGACACGAAGCTCTCGCTGCGCTTGGCCACCCACTTGACGGGCCTTCCCACCTTCTTGGCTGCCCAGGTGACGATGCATTCCTCGGCGTAGGTGAAGATCTTGCTGCCAAAGCCACCTCCCACGTCCGGGGCGATGACCCGCAGCTTGTGTTCAGGTATGCCCAGGACGAAGGCGGCCATCAGGAGGCGGTGCACATGGGGGTTCTGGGAAGTGACCCACAGGGTGTATTCGTCCCGCACCGGGTCATAGTGGGCCACGGCCCCCCGTGGCTCGATGGCGTTAGGGGCGATGCGCTGGTTGACCAGCTCCAGCCGCACCGTCCGGTGAGCGCGGGCGAAGGCCTCATCGGTGGCTACCTTATCGCCGATGGCCCAGCGGAAGCAGATGTTGTCGGGGATGTCGTCGTGCACGGCTGGGGCCCCGGGGCGCGTCGCTTCCCGGGCATCGGCCACCGCCGGCAACACTTCGTAGTCCACCACCACAGCTTCGGCGGCGTCCTCTGCCAGGTACCGGTCCTCGGCGATAACCACAGCCACTATGTCTCCCACGTGCCGCACCTTATCCCGGGCCATAGGGAAGTGAGGGGCGATCTTCATGTCTGGGAGGATCCAGCCACAGGGCAGGGAGCCTACTCCGTCCTGGGCCATGTCCTGGCCGGTGAACACGGCCACCACCCCAGGCATGTCCAGCGCCCGTGAAGCATCGATGTTCCGAATGCGGGCGTGGGGATAGGGACTGCGCACCATGGCCGCATGGAGCATGCCCGGAAGCTTCACATCGTCCACATATAGGCCGCGGCCGGTGAGGAAACGGGGGTCCTCCTTGCGCTTAATGGCCATACCTATATGGCGTTGGGCCATCCTTTCACCTCCCTCTAGCGGGCCCTCATCTTCTCAGCTGCGTACTGAATGGCCCGTACGATGTTGGCATATCCCGTGCAGCGACAGTAGTTGCCATCCAGGGCGTGAGCTATCTCCTCATGACTAGGGTTGGGGTTCCGCTGCAGAAGGTCGTAGGCAGCCATGATCATGCCAGGGGTGCAGAAGCCGCATTGTAAGCCGTGCCTCTCCCAGAAGGCCTCCTGCAGGGGATGGAGCTGCCCACCCTGGGCCAATCCTTCGATGGTGAGGATCTGGGAGTCATCGGCCTGCACCGCCAGCACAGTGCAGGACTTGATGGCCCGGCCGTCCATGATGACGGTGCAGGCCCCGCATTGGCTGGTGTCACATCCCACGTGGGTGCCGGTGAGACCTAGAGTCTCCCGCAGGTAGTGGACTAGGAGGAGGCGGGGCTCCACCTCATGCCGGTACTCCACCCCGTTGACCACCACGGTGATAGGGACCTTGTCAGCCATGGCCTTCCCTCCTTAAGGCTGCGTCTCCAGCTCCCGGGCCAGGTTGGCGAAGAACTGGCGGGCCAGGATTTGGCTCGCCCCATGCAGGACGCGGGCCCCGAGGGAGGCCAAAAGCCCCGTTAGGTGTACATCCCCGGTGTAGGATACCTTGGTGGTATCGCCATCTCCCTCCAGCTCAATGACCCCCTCGCCCTGCAGGCCGCCGGCGCGCCCCTGCCCCTGCATTTGCAGGCGCAGGCGACGCGGAGGCTCCCGCTGGCAGATCCGCAGCCGACCCTGAAAGGTGCCCTTTATGGGCCCGATGCTCACCTCTACCAGCCCCATGAACTCGTCTTCGCCCAGGGGCTCTAAGCTCTTGACGCCAAGTATGCACCGGGCCATGAGCTGGGGGTCGTTCAGGGCCCGCCACACCTGCTCTAGCGGCGCCGCGATGGTCTCCTCCCCACGCAGCTCCACGCCAGGCCCCCCTTTCCCAAGAATCGCCGACATTTTAGCCGCCGCCCTATGGGGCGTCAAGGCTGTCCTCTCTAGCCCCTTGGCCTGGATGCTGGTAGCCTCATGGTGGACGGGGGTAACCGTGCCAGGGCCAGATGTGAAGGTCCCGCCCATGGAGATCGGCGGTCGCCTCTTTCGGTGGGGCGAACGCACTTACATCATGGGTATCATCAACGCCACCCCTGACTCCTTCTCTGGAGACGGCGTGGGATACGATGTGGCTGCAGCCGTACGCCTGGCCCTACGCATGCGGGAGGAGGGGGCGGACATCATCGATGTGGGCGGAGAGTCCACCCGCCCGGGTTACACGCCGGTGTCGGTTGAGG from Dehalococcoidia bacterium encodes the following:
- a CDS encoding MoxR family ATPase yields the protein MVEREFLSPQQAAEALERVSYIAEPGLAVAIFLALRLQRPLFLEGQPGVGKTEVALALSRALEAPLIRLQCYEGLDLQSAVYEWDYTRQLLEIRLMEAAGEREKERLRRHIFSPEFLLRRPLLQALESKDGRAPVLLIDELDRADEEFEAFLLEFLSDWQVTVPELGTLRAQTPPVVVITSNRTREVHDALKRRCLYYWIDYPSFEKELAIVRARLPHAPEELRRQVVAFAQEVRSLDLYKAPGVAETLDWAAALLALERHRLDESTVEETLGALVKYHDDLKRVREELARGLLAKALARPEAGKSDP
- a CDS encoding VWA domain-containing protein, encoding MSLIAHLLLFARTLRQAGALVTTQQVTTLVEALLCLPSLDRENLRHAARCTLVCRQQDLALFDQLFDRFFRAEQGGLPPDEPQAWRLPRPWFSWVGDMHTLLPSTDGEEGRREVVSRLFSYSPLEVMRRRRWEGCTPEEGQVLRQLLMALRHSLSMRRTYRLRRSRRRRHPDLRRTLRQSLRHGGELVGLAWRERARRPRPLVVLADISGSMEIYTRTVLLFIYALAQTWPKPVEAFLFGSRLTRITTCLRLPSPDLALEQVARWVTDWAGGTRIGACLRQFHRLWGRRVLGRGAVVIVISDGWDQGEPELLAQEMERLQKRCHRLIWLNPLLGVPGYQPLTRGMQAALPFVDDFLPGHDMASLQAVARHLCRLPSRRPHRSPGASAGRVAASL
- a CDS encoding molybdopterin cofactor-binding domain-containing protein codes for the protein MAQRHIGMAIKRKEDPRFLTGRGLYVDDVKLPGMLHAAMVRSPYPHARIRNIDASRALDMPGVVAVFTGQDMAQDGVGSLPCGWILPDMKIAPHFPMARDKVRHVGDIVAVVIAEDRYLAEDAAEAVVVDYEVLPAVADAREATRPGAPAVHDDIPDNICFRWAIGDKVATDEAFARAHRTVRLELVNQRIAPNAIEPRGAVAHYDPVRDEYTLWVTSQNPHVHRLLMAAFVLGIPEHKLRVIAPDVGGGFGSKIFTYAEECIVTWAAKKVGRPVKWVAKRSESFVSDAQGRDHYTVAELAVDEGHKVIGLRVETVANMGAYLSTFAPAIPTYLYGTLLSGQYAIPHIYCHVTGVYTHTVPVDAVRGAGRPEACYVVERLMDTMARELGEDPAEFRRKNFIPSNAFPYQTPVALVYDSGNYEAALAKALEVANYRELRRQQEEARRQGRLLGIGLSCYIEACGIAPSQVVGQLGAQAGLWESALVRMHPTGKVTVYTGSHSHGQGHETTFAQIVADELGVSLEDVEVVHGDTGQIPFGMGTYGSRSAAVGGSALVMALGKVKEKARKIAAHLLEAAEADVELQEGRFVVRGVPGRSLGLAEVALQAYLAHNLPPGMEPGLEATAFYDPQNFTFPFGTHVAVVEVDAETGQVKLLRYIAVDDAGVIINPLIFEGQVHGGIAHGVGQALWEWARYDQQAQPIAASYMQYAMPRASLLPLYETDHTVTPSPHNPLGVKGIGEAGTIAATPAVVNAVVDALSPLGIKHIDIPLTPERVWQAISEARR
- a CDS encoding (2Fe-2S)-binding protein, coding for MADKVPITVVVNGVEYRHEVEPRLLLVHYLRETLGLTGTHVGCDTSQCGACTVIMDGRAIKSCTVLAVQADDSQILTIEGLAQGGQLHPLQEAFWERHGLQCGFCTPGMIMAAYDLLQRNPNPSHEEIAHALDGNYCRCTGYANIVRAIQYAAEKMRAR
- a CDS encoding carbon monoxide dehydrogenase subunit G; protein product: MELRGEETIAAPLEQVWRALNDPQLMARCILGVKSLEPLGEDEFMGLVEVSIGPIKGTFQGRLRICQREPPRRLRLQMQGQGRAGGLQGEGVIELEGDGDTTKVSYTGDVHLTGLLASLGARVLHGASQILARQFFANLARELETQP
- a CDS encoding xanthine dehydrogenase family protein subunit M, producing the protein MYPASFRYYRPATLQEALSILQQEPEARPLAGGQSLIPAMKLRLMAPAALVDLGRLQDLRGMSREGGWWRIGAMTTHREIEFSGPPLLAEVAHVIADPAVRNRGTIGGSLAHADPAADYPAAILALEATIRAVGANGERTIPAHEFFQGMFTTSLMPGELITGIEVRELGPGWGWAYEKFPHPASGYAVVGVAAVVQVEGGVARQVLVGITGAADAPFRATAVEEALQGKVVTSQTVTAAVEGAFSPDRMGEDPFASARYRAHLCAVLARRAILRAWERASR